The proteins below come from a single Rhodococcus sp. WMMA185 genomic window:
- a CDS encoding acyl-CoA dehydrogenase, translating to MTVATTEEQRAAADSVRSWARAEDPLATVRLGPADSWRATWLSFASLGTFSVAVPDEVGGAGADIADLAAMLEQAATELVPGPVLSTALAALVVGRSSGAASKRWSADLAEGAVPCAVALGNPPVTATPGADGALLLTGDAGFAIGGDVGVSVLLPATVGDESVWCLVDGESAGLEITSADPIDWSRPLARVRCEEVTVAPDRVITSLPDELVSDLAATLAAAEASGIAGWCLRTAVEYAKIREQFGKPIGSFQAIKHLCAEMLCRVEQASAAAWDAAVAAEDAWDGSGGELPIAAAVAASITLDAAVDTAKDCIQVLGGIGFTWEHDAHFYLRRAVSLRQLLGGSSRWRARVAELTRGGARRHLSIDLGALDDERERIRADVAELMARPESERRAALADSGYLAPHWPKPYGRGARAAEQILIEEELADAGVGRPDLVIGWWAVPTILEHGSPEQIERFATPTLRGEIVWCQLFSEPGAGSDLASLRTAAQKVDGGWRLNGQKVWTSLAKEADWAICLARTDRDAPKHKGISYFLVDMSSPGIMVSPLREITGDALFNEVRLEDVFVPDELVVGNLGDGWKLARTTLANERVAMGGGSSLGDEVEELLRLAGDGDPVTDDRLGQLISNALVGSQLELRTTLRQLGGQDPGPESSVRKLVGVRQRQAVAEFAMELGGVEGWVEGPLAREFLNTRCLSIAGGTTQILLTVAAERILGLPRG from the coding sequence GTGACAGTCGCCACCACCGAGGAGCAGAGGGCGGCAGCGGACTCGGTCCGCTCCTGGGCGCGGGCCGAAGATCCACTGGCCACGGTACGCCTTGGGCCAGCAGATTCATGGCGAGCCACCTGGTTGTCCTTCGCCTCACTCGGAACTTTCTCGGTCGCTGTACCCGACGAGGTCGGTGGTGCGGGAGCCGACATCGCCGATCTAGCCGCCATGCTCGAGCAGGCCGCGACCGAACTCGTGCCAGGACCTGTTCTCTCCACCGCTCTAGCCGCGCTCGTGGTCGGGCGCAGCTCGGGTGCCGCATCGAAACGGTGGTCCGCGGACCTCGCGGAGGGCGCTGTGCCGTGCGCCGTGGCTCTTGGCAACCCTCCGGTTACCGCAACGCCGGGCGCTGACGGCGCACTGTTGCTCACGGGCGACGCAGGTTTCGCGATCGGCGGCGATGTGGGGGTGTCGGTGCTGCTGCCGGCCACAGTGGGCGACGAATCGGTGTGGTGCCTGGTAGACGGCGAGTCTGCAGGTCTGGAGATCACCAGTGCCGATCCGATCGACTGGAGTCGTCCACTCGCGCGGGTGCGTTGCGAGGAGGTGACGGTCGCGCCTGACCGTGTGATCACGTCTCTTCCGGATGAATTGGTCTCCGATCTCGCTGCGACGTTGGCCGCAGCGGAGGCATCGGGCATCGCGGGCTGGTGCCTGCGAACGGCGGTGGAGTACGCCAAGATTCGAGAACAGTTCGGGAAGCCGATCGGATCGTTCCAGGCGATCAAACACCTTTGCGCCGAGATGTTGTGCCGGGTGGAACAGGCCAGCGCCGCGGCCTGGGACGCCGCCGTGGCGGCGGAAGACGCGTGGGACGGCAGCGGCGGTGAATTGCCGATCGCTGCAGCGGTAGCCGCGTCCATCACGCTCGATGCTGCCGTCGACACGGCGAAGGACTGCATTCAGGTACTCGGCGGCATCGGCTTCACCTGGGAACACGACGCCCACTTCTACCTTCGCCGTGCGGTATCGCTGCGGCAGCTGCTCGGCGGCTCCAGTCGCTGGCGGGCGCGGGTGGCCGAGCTGACTCGCGGCGGTGCGCGCAGGCACTTGTCGATCGATCTCGGCGCCCTCGACGATGAGCGTGAACGCATACGTGCGGATGTTGCCGAACTTATGGCGCGGCCGGAATCGGAGCGCCGGGCCGCACTCGCGGATTCCGGCTATCTGGCACCGCACTGGCCGAAGCCATACGGCAGGGGTGCGCGTGCAGCCGAGCAGATTCTGATCGAGGAGGAGCTGGCAGATGCCGGCGTCGGCAGGCCTGATCTGGTGATCGGCTGGTGGGCCGTGCCCACCATTCTCGAGCACGGTAGCCCCGAACAGATCGAACGGTTCGCGACACCCACCCTGCGCGGCGAGATCGTCTGGTGCCAGCTGTTCAGCGAACCGGGTGCGGGTTCCGACCTCGCGTCATTGCGGACGGCTGCGCAAAAGGTCGACGGCGGGTGGAGGCTGAACGGCCAGAAGGTCTGGACATCGCTGGCGAAAGAGGCGGATTGGGCGATCTGCCTTGCACGCACCGACCGCGATGCACCTAAACACAAGGGCATCAGCTATTTCCTCGTGGACATGTCCAGCCCGGGGATCATGGTCTCACCGCTCCGCGAGATCACCGGCGACGCCCTGTTCAACGAGGTGCGCCTCGAGGATGTGTTCGTACCCGACGAGTTGGTGGTGGGCAATCTCGGTGACGGCTGGAAGCTGGCCCGCACCACGCTGGCGAACGAGCGCGTCGCAATGGGCGGGGGATCGTCGCTCGGCGACGAGGTGGAGGAACTGCTTCGACTTGCGGGCGACGGTGATCCGGTGACCGACGACCGGTTGGGCCAACTGATCAGCAATGCCCTTGTCGGGTCCCAACTCGAACTGCGCACCACGCTGCGGCAACTCGGCGGTCAGGACCCAGGACCCGAATCGAGTGTGCGCAAGCTCGTGGGTGTTCGTCAGCGTCAGGCGGTCGCCGAATTCGCCATGGAACTCGGTGGTGTCGAGGGTTGGGTGGAAGGCCCGCTGGCGCGCGAATTTCTCAATACCCGCTGCCTGTCGATTGCGGGAGGAACTACGCAAATCCTGTTGACGGTTGCGGCCGAGCGCATCCTCGGCCTGCCCCGCGGCTGA
- the kstR gene encoding cholesterol catabolism transcriptional regulator KstR: protein MTISSRSQSSTVAAATLGEDDLGSNAQKERRKRILDATLALASKGGYEAVQMRAVAERADVAVGTLYRYFPSKVHLLVSALAREFERIDSRGKNPPGRNPLERMQLILSQITRAMQRDPLLAEAMTRAFMFADASAAAEVDQVGRLMDRLFARAMTDTEPTAEELSIARVISDVWLSNLVAWLTRRSSATDVANRLELTVELLLGDGSRRPE from the coding sequence ATGACGATCAGCTCTCGATCACAGTCCTCGACGGTCGCTGCTGCGACGCTGGGCGAGGACGACCTCGGTTCCAACGCGCAGAAGGAGCGGCGCAAGCGCATCCTCGACGCCACCCTGGCTCTCGCATCCAAGGGTGGATACGAAGCCGTACAGATGCGGGCGGTCGCCGAGCGGGCCGATGTCGCGGTGGGCACGCTGTACCGCTATTTCCCCTCCAAGGTGCACCTGCTGGTATCGGCGCTCGCCCGCGAGTTCGAGCGGATCGATTCGCGAGGCAAGAACCCTCCCGGCCGCAACCCGCTCGAGCGGATGCAGCTGATCCTCAGCCAGATCACGCGGGCCATGCAGCGCGACCCACTGTTGGCCGAAGCGATGACGAGAGCCTTCATGTTCGCCGACGCCTCCGCGGCCGCCGAGGTGGATCAGGTGGGCAGGCTGATGGATCGTCTCTTCGCGCGTGCCATGACGGACACCGAGCCCACCGCCGAAGAGTTGTCGATCGCTCGTGTCATCTCCGACGTATGGCTGTCGAATCTGGTCGCCTGGCTCACACGACGATCTTCGGCGACCGATGTCGCGAACCGGCTGGAACTCACGGTGGAACTGCTGTTGGGCGACGGCAGCCGCAGACCCGAGTAG
- the otsB gene encoding trehalose-phosphatase yields the protein MSAQDLPIELRRALSTVARTPRLLVASDYDGTMAPIVSDPEKAFPHAESVRALRALAGLAGTTAAVISGRALKDLAALSRLPAEVQLVGSHGSEFDIGFIHAIDANAKRLLREITEEIQLISALYPGTSVETKPASVALHVRNADPEEGAKALAAVHADAAQRVGVQVTEGKSVVELAVVATDKGHALDLIRHQEGATAAVFLGDDVTDEDAFQRLQGPDIGVKVGPGDSLAEFRVDSTEDVAAALAFLLDERRTWLSGAHAPPIERLTMLASPRSVALVTPDATVTWLCHPEPDSAAVFAHLLGGTEAGHFSIGPHRSALPLSQRYIDSTMTVRTRWASLAVTDYLPHDVGPGRTDLTRVISGQAAAVVTFAPRPEFGQVQVVLEALEDGLRVHGTNEPFVLRSPGVQWNVISDGNQETAHAVVDPSQGDVVLELRCGTDYLGPSEVPEADRRARAEAYWSDWTKTLTLPTLKPDLMKRSALTLRGLVHVDSGSILASATTSLPEEIGGVRNWDYRYCWLRDAALTASALVSLGSLGEAEGYLAWVHDVLETLPGPERLHPLYTIYGAGLAPEAVIDSLPGYAGSRPVRIGNAANQQVQLDVFGPIVELISDLSHAREKQGVENPLSDRDWELLCAMVEAVERRWFEPDHGIWEIRDNPRHHVYSKVMGWVTVDRAITLAKHFGRTIAPGWAPLRDTIAEEVREKGWNEEVRSYTAAYDGTDLDAATLHIGLSGLIDPSDERFTATVTATEAELRSGSTVYRYHHDDGLPGTEGGFHLCAAWLVEAYLLIGQRADAEALFAQLVAAAGPTGLLSEEYDPIAERSLGNHPQAYSHLGLLRCAQLLA from the coding sequence GTGAGTGCCCAAGATCTGCCCATTGAACTTCGCCGCGCCCTCTCCACGGTGGCGAGGACCCCTCGCCTGCTCGTCGCTTCCGATTACGACGGCACAATGGCTCCCATCGTCTCCGACCCCGAAAAGGCGTTTCCCCATGCCGAATCGGTGCGTGCGCTACGGGCACTGGCCGGGCTCGCAGGTACCACCGCTGCCGTTATCTCCGGACGCGCACTGAAGGATCTGGCCGCCCTGTCACGACTGCCCGCCGAGGTTCAACTCGTCGGAAGCCACGGCTCGGAATTCGACATCGGTTTCATCCATGCGATCGATGCCAACGCGAAACGGCTGCTCCGTGAGATCACCGAGGAGATCCAGCTGATCTCGGCGTTGTATCCCGGCACGTCAGTGGAAACCAAACCGGCGAGCGTCGCCCTCCACGTCCGCAACGCCGACCCGGAGGAAGGCGCCAAGGCTCTGGCCGCGGTGCACGCCGATGCCGCACAGCGGGTGGGCGTGCAGGTCACCGAGGGCAAGTCCGTCGTCGAACTGGCGGTGGTTGCCACCGACAAGGGACACGCTCTCGACCTGATCCGCCACCAGGAAGGCGCCACCGCAGCCGTATTCCTGGGCGACGACGTCACCGACGAAGATGCCTTCCAGCGACTGCAGGGTCCGGACATCGGCGTAAAGGTCGGGCCCGGAGACAGCCTCGCGGAGTTCCGTGTCGACTCCACCGAAGACGTTGCGGCGGCCCTCGCATTCCTTCTCGACGAGCGCCGCACCTGGCTGTCGGGGGCGCACGCCCCGCCGATCGAACGCCTGACAATGCTCGCGAGCCCCCGATCCGTCGCCCTCGTCACCCCGGACGCGACAGTGACGTGGCTATGCCATCCCGAACCCGACTCGGCCGCGGTCTTCGCTCATCTCCTCGGCGGCACCGAGGCCGGCCACTTCAGCATCGGCCCGCACCGCAGCGCCCTGCCGCTCAGCCAGCGTTACATCGACAGCACCATGACCGTGCGGACACGCTGGGCAAGCCTGGCCGTAACGGACTACCTGCCGCACGACGTCGGGCCCGGCCGCACCGACCTCACCCGCGTCATCAGTGGACAGGCCGCCGCCGTCGTGACATTCGCGCCCAGGCCCGAGTTCGGACAGGTCCAGGTGGTCCTGGAGGCTCTCGAAGACGGCCTCCGTGTCCATGGCACCAACGAACCCTTCGTGCTCCGCTCGCCCGGTGTCCAGTGGAATGTCATCTCCGATGGAAACCAGGAGACCGCACATGCCGTCGTCGATCCGTCACAAGGCGATGTCGTCCTGGAATTGCGTTGCGGTACAGACTACCTCGGCCCCTCTGAAGTGCCAGAAGCTGATCGGCGCGCGCGAGCAGAGGCGTACTGGTCCGACTGGACCAAGACACTTACCTTGCCAACTCTCAAGCCCGACCTGATGAAGCGCTCGGCGCTGACCCTGCGCGGTCTGGTGCACGTCGACTCCGGATCGATCCTGGCATCGGCCACCACCTCCCTGCCGGAGGAGATCGGCGGCGTCCGCAACTGGGACTACCGCTACTGCTGGCTCCGCGACGCCGCTCTCACCGCGTCCGCACTCGTCAGCCTCGGTTCACTCGGGGAGGCCGAGGGCTATCTCGCCTGGGTGCACGACGTGCTCGAGACGCTGCCCGGCCCCGAACGCTTGCACCCCCTCTACACGATCTACGGTGCCGGTCTGGCTCCTGAGGCCGTGATCGACTCACTGCCCGGATACGCCGGTTCGCGACCGGTGCGCATCGGCAACGCGGCCAATCAGCAGGTGCAGCTCGACGTGTTCGGTCCCATCGTCGAGCTGATCTCCGATCTGTCCCACGCCCGCGAAAAGCAGGGTGTCGAGAACCCGCTGAGCGACCGGGACTGGGAACTGTTGTGCGCGATGGTCGAGGCGGTGGAGCGTCGTTGGTTCGAGCCCGATCACGGAATCTGGGAGATCCGCGACAACCCGCGACACCACGTGTATTCCAAGGTGATGGGCTGGGTCACCGTGGACCGCGCAATCACCCTGGCCAAGCACTTCGGCCGAACCATCGCACCCGGGTGGGCCCCCTTGCGCGACACGATCGCCGAGGAGGTGCGCGAGAAGGGCTGGAACGAAGAGGTCCGCTCATATACCGCCGCCTACGACGGCACCGATCTCGACGCCGCCACCTTGCACATCGGACTGTCGGGGCTGATCGATCCATCGGATGAGCGATTCACCGCGACCGTCACTGCGACCGAGGCCGAACTGCGCAGTGGTTCGACGGTGTACCGATACCACCACGACGACGGACTACCCGGCACCGAGGGCGGCTTCCACCTCTGCGCGGCCTGGCTGGTCGAGGCATACCTGCTGATCGGTCAACGAGCCGACGCGGAGGCTCTGTTCGCGCAACTTGTCGCTGCCGCCGGGCCGACCGGACTCCTCAGCGAGGAGTACGACCCCATCGCCGAACGCTCGCTGGGTAACCATCCCCAGGCGTACAGCCACCTCGGCCTGCTGCGTTGCGCCCAGCTACTGGCCTGA
- a CDS encoding LacI family DNA-binding transcriptional regulator: MRRSRQPRRQATLASLAAELNISRTTVSNAYNRPDQLSPELRDRVLEAAKRRGYPGPDPVARSLRTRKAGAVGLLLTEALSYSFRDPAAMRFLSGLAESCETAGQGLLLIPAGPGRREEDAATVVQQAGVDGFVVYSVADDDPYLAAVCDRHLPMVVCDQPREVPGASLVGIDDRGAMRDLTEYLIGLGHRDIGVLSMRLGRDRSDGIADAERLRSPNFHVQRERIAGVRDALFAAGRDLQALTVVERFEHTEKSGYFAAAEALEVNPRITALVCTTDVLALGALDWARRQGIDVPGRLSITGFDGIEDALREGLTTVRQPQEEKGRRAGALLMKPSRGGVATVEMLGTELLHGKTAARPSATDLPTSGQ, translated from the coding sequence ATGCGCAGATCTCGACAGCCTCGTCGCCAAGCCACGCTGGCGTCGCTCGCGGCCGAGCTGAATATTTCGCGAACGACGGTGTCCAACGCCTACAACAGGCCGGATCAGCTTTCCCCCGAACTTCGTGACCGTGTACTCGAGGCCGCGAAACGGCGCGGCTATCCAGGGCCCGACCCGGTGGCCCGGTCTCTGCGAACCCGTAAGGCCGGCGCTGTGGGACTGCTGCTCACCGAAGCGCTCAGCTACTCCTTCCGGGACCCCGCTGCGATGCGCTTTCTGTCCGGACTCGCCGAGTCCTGCGAGACGGCGGGGCAGGGACTGCTCCTGATTCCGGCCGGCCCAGGCCGCCGCGAGGAGGACGCCGCCACCGTCGTCCAGCAGGCCGGTGTCGATGGTTTCGTCGTGTACTCGGTAGCCGACGACGACCCGTACCTCGCCGCAGTATGTGACCGGCACCTGCCGATGGTTGTCTGCGATCAGCCCAGGGAAGTTCCGGGAGCATCGCTTGTGGGAATCGACGACCGTGGTGCTATGCGCGACCTCACCGAGTATCTGATCGGTCTCGGTCATCGAGACATCGGTGTGCTGAGCATGCGATTGGGTCGTGACCGGTCGGATGGGATCGCCGACGCCGAGCGCTTGCGGTCACCGAACTTCCATGTGCAGCGTGAGCGTATCGCGGGGGTGCGCGACGCACTGTTCGCCGCGGGCCGCGACCTTCAGGCGCTCACGGTTGTCGAGCGATTCGAGCACACCGAAAAGTCCGGCTATTTCGCGGCGGCCGAAGCGCTCGAAGTCAACCCACGAATCACTGCATTGGTGTGCACCACCGACGTCCTCGCTCTCGGCGCGCTGGACTGGGCGCGTCGGCAGGGTATCGACGTGCCCGGCCGGTTGTCGATCACCGGCTTCGACGGTATCGAGGACGCTCTTCGCGAGGGCCTGACCACCGTTCGGCAACCGCAGGAGGAAAAGGGCCGCCGTGCCGGTGCCCTGCTGATGAAGCCTTCACGCGGGGGTGTTGCGACCGTCGAGATGCTCGGGACCGAATTGCTGCACGGCAAGACAGCGGCACGACCGTCGGCTACCGACCTGCCGACCTCAGGCCAGTAG
- a CDS encoding metal ABC transporter solute-binding protein, Zn/Mn family: MHGFPGSRSARAVAGLSFATALALAACSSGGASDTSAADRPLSVVASTNVWGSVAQAVAGDNIVVTSIVNEPFADPHSFEATPSDVARLTDASLIVYNGGGYDQFVDDVLASDDSNKLTVNAFDLHQNGSHEDNADSHDDHSTDSHEDDADSHDDHSTDSHEDDADSHDGHDHGHGGVNEHVWFDIDTVDATAKSIADKLGELDPDNAGTYQANADDFHNQLEQVSGVTTAIAVAHPDAPVAQTEPVATYLLDSADLVDLTPPDFSSAIENGNDPAPAAIAAIRQLLTDREVDALIFNVQTQDNVTQDVRATAESAGVPVVEVTETLPEGLDYIQWLTKTADDLSAALQPN; this comes from the coding sequence GTGCACGGTTTTCCAGGTTCACGGTCGGCTAGAGCGGTGGCAGGACTCTCGTTCGCCACCGCTCTTGCGCTCGCCGCTTGCTCCTCCGGCGGCGCTTCCGACACGTCGGCTGCCGACCGCCCCCTTTCCGTCGTTGCGTCGACGAACGTCTGGGGCAGCGTCGCGCAGGCCGTTGCGGGTGACAACATCGTCGTCACCTCGATTGTCAACGAACCTTTCGCCGATCCGCACTCGTTCGAGGCGACCCCGTCCGACGTCGCCAGGCTCACGGACGCATCGCTGATCGTCTACAACGGTGGCGGGTACGACCAGTTCGTCGACGACGTGCTCGCCTCCGACGACAGCAACAAACTCACGGTCAACGCATTCGACCTTCATCAGAACGGTTCGCACGAGGACAATGCCGATTCGCACGACGACCACAGCACCGATTCGCACGAAGACGATGCCGATTCGCACGACGACCACAGCACCGATTCGCACGAAGATGATGCCGATTCGCACGATGGCCATGATCACGGCCACGGAGGGGTGAACGAGCACGTCTGGTTCGACATCGACACGGTCGACGCCACGGCGAAGTCCATCGCCGACAAACTCGGCGAACTGGACCCCGACAACGCCGGCACCTACCAGGCCAACGCAGACGATTTCCACAACCAGCTCGAACAAGTCTCGGGCGTAACCACCGCGATCGCAGTCGCCCACCCGGACGCGCCCGTCGCGCAAACCGAACCGGTCGCCACCTATCTCCTGGACTCGGCGGACCTGGTTGATCTCACCCCGCCCGACTTCTCGAGTGCCATCGAAAACGGCAACGACCCCGCCCCAGCGGCCATCGCCGCGATACGCCAACTACTTACCGACCGCGAGGTAGACGCACTCATCTTCAACGTCCAGACGCAAGACAACGTCACCCAGGACGTACGGGCCACGGCGGAGTCGGCGGGAGTGCCCGTCGTCGAGGTCACCGAGACCCTGCCCGAGGGGCTCGACTACATTCAGTGGTTGACCAAAACCGCCGACGATCTCTCGGCGGCTCTGCAACCGAACTGA
- a CDS encoding metal ABC transporter ATP-binding protein: MTGPSWRTVAGGRAPAVELTGARLSFGERALWEDLDLTVQPGEFVAVLGPNGSGKTSLLKVLLGQLALSAGTARIVGSPARAGNSHVGYVPQQKSLDDGLPLRGRDLVGLGVDGHRWGLGLRRRGYRNAIVDAAIAEVGAQDYADAPIGSMSGGEQQRLRIAQALVGDPQILLCDEPLLSLDLANQNLVSGLIDRRRRTHDTAVLFVTHEINPILPLVDRVLYLVDGQFRIGTPAEVMTSEVLSELYRTDVEVLRVRGRLVVIGTGDSIDALGSAGGLRPGEGVHHMDGNYA; this comes from the coding sequence GTGACAGGACCTTCTTGGAGAACCGTCGCTGGCGGCCGTGCCCCTGCAGTGGAGCTGACAGGGGCACGACTATCCTTCGGCGAACGCGCACTGTGGGAAGACCTCGACCTCACCGTCCAGCCCGGTGAATTCGTCGCGGTTCTCGGGCCCAACGGATCGGGCAAGACGTCGCTTCTCAAAGTGCTACTCGGCCAACTGGCACTCAGCGCCGGCACGGCGAGGATTGTCGGATCCCCTGCGCGAGCCGGAAACTCGCATGTGGGGTACGTCCCCCAACAAAAGTCGTTGGACGACGGACTGCCGCTACGTGGACGTGACCTCGTCGGGCTGGGCGTCGACGGACACCGGTGGGGCCTCGGACTACGCCGGCGCGGGTATCGAAACGCAATTGTGGACGCTGCCATCGCCGAAGTCGGTGCGCAGGATTACGCCGACGCGCCGATCGGCTCGATGTCCGGCGGTGAACAGCAACGCTTACGCATCGCACAGGCCCTCGTCGGTGATCCGCAGATCCTGCTGTGCGACGAACCTCTGCTCAGCTTGGACCTGGCCAACCAGAATCTGGTGTCCGGACTCATCGACCGCCGTCGCCGCACCCACGACACCGCAGTCCTGTTCGTCACCCACGAAATCAACCCGATCCTTCCGCTCGTCGACCGTGTGCTCTACCTGGTGGACGGACAGTTCCGTATCGGCACACCTGCAGAAGTGATGACCTCGGAGGTGCTCTCGGAGTTGTATCGCACCGATGTCGAGGTGTTGCGCGTGCGCGGACGTCTCGTTGTGATCGGCACAGGCGACTCGATCGATGCACTCGGTAGCGCCGGCGGACTGCGGCCCGGGGAGGGCGTGCACCACATGGACGGGAACTACGCTTGA
- a CDS encoding metal ABC transporter permease, translated as MSNKFIDAMSRMFDISTTLDLLQYDFVQQALLAGAILGLLAGVIGPLIVSRQMSFAVHGTSELSLTGASAALLVGIGVGAGAIAGSVVAAVLFGLLGTKARDRDSVIGVIMAFGLGLSVLFIWSYEGRTGTSFSLLIGQIVAPGNHGIQLLLFCAALVIGVLGYIYRPLLFASTDPDVAEARGVPVRALSIVFAVLVGITAALGVQIVGALLVMALLITPAAAAAYVTASPVKATILSIVFAELAAVGGILLSLAPGVPVSSFVTAIAFVIYVVCRLTGSSRRKNAGRIAPAHAH; from the coding sequence TTGAGCAACAAGTTCATCGACGCGATGTCGCGCATGTTCGACATCTCGACCACCCTCGATCTGTTGCAGTACGACTTCGTTCAGCAGGCTTTGCTCGCCGGTGCAATCCTGGGCCTGCTGGCGGGAGTCATCGGCCCTCTCATCGTCAGCCGACAGATGTCGTTTGCCGTGCACGGGACGAGCGAGCTGTCACTGACCGGTGCATCCGCAGCGCTCCTCGTCGGCATCGGTGTCGGCGCCGGTGCCATCGCCGGTTCCGTGGTCGCGGCGGTCCTGTTCGGGCTGCTCGGCACGAAGGCTCGTGACCGTGACTCGGTGATCGGTGTGATCATGGCGTTCGGCCTCGGCCTGTCGGTGCTGTTCATATGGTCGTACGAGGGCCGCACCGGCACCAGCTTCTCGCTGCTGATCGGCCAGATCGTGGCCCCGGGCAACCACGGAATACAACTGCTGCTGTTCTGCGCTGCGCTCGTGATAGGTGTCCTCGGGTACATCTACCGGCCGCTACTGTTCGCGAGCACCGACCCCGACGTCGCCGAGGCTCGCGGCGTCCCGGTACGCGCGCTGTCGATCGTGTTCGCTGTGCTCGTCGGTATCACCGCCGCGCTCGGCGTCCAGATCGTCGGAGCGCTGCTCGTGATGGCACTACTCATCACCCCCGCGGCAGCCGCCGCCTACGTGACTGCAAGCCCGGTCAAGGCCACAATTCTGTCGATCGTGTTCGCGGAACTCGCTGCCGTCGGCGGAATCCTGCTCTCGTTGGCGCCCGGCGTCCCGGTGTCGAGCTTCGTCACCGCAATCGCCTTCGTCATCTATGTCGTGTGCCGACTCACCGGATCTTCCCGGCGCAAGAACGCGGGACGAATCGCTCCCGCGCACGCACACTGA
- a CDS encoding LamB/YcsF family protein: MSAIDLNSDLGESFGAWTLGDDTAMLKLVTSANVACGFHAGDPATLLSTCTAAADLSVRIGAQVGYRDLAGFGRRFIDITPRDLTADVIYQIGALDGLARVSGSSVSYVKPHGALYNAIVHHRGQARAVVAAIRAYDETLPVLGLPGSMFLEEAESAGLRTVAEAFADRAYTPEATLVPRRTEGALLHDPTVVAHRVRRLVVDHTLDAIDGTVLPTTAESVCVHGDTPMAVEMATAIRSLLDSEGITVRPFA, encoded by the coding sequence GTGTCGGCCATCGATCTGAACAGCGACCTCGGCGAGAGTTTCGGCGCCTGGACCCTCGGCGACGACACGGCGATGCTGAAACTGGTCACCAGCGCCAACGTGGCCTGCGGCTTCCATGCCGGTGATCCCGCGACGCTGTTGTCCACATGTACTGCGGCGGCCGACCTCTCGGTTCGGATCGGAGCGCAGGTGGGCTACCGAGACCTGGCCGGATTCGGGCGCAGGTTCATCGACATCACGCCACGCGACCTCACGGCCGATGTCATCTATCAGATCGGCGCGCTCGACGGCCTTGCGCGCGTTTCCGGATCCTCGGTGTCGTACGTGAAGCCACACGGTGCTCTGTACAACGCGATCGTGCATCATCGGGGGCAGGCGCGCGCGGTGGTCGCGGCGATCCGAGCCTACGACGAGACCCTCCCCGTCCTGGGTTTACCGGGCTCGATGTTCCTCGAGGAGGCCGAGTCGGCCGGGCTTCGCACCGTCGCCGAGGCGTTCGCCGACCGCGCCTACACACCCGAAGCAACGCTGGTTCCCCGAAGGACCGAGGGGGCGCTCTTGCACGATCCGACGGTGGTGGCGCACCGAGTTCGCAGACTCGTCGTCGATCACACTCTCGATGCAATCGACGGCACTGTACTGCCGACTACCGCCGAATCCGTCTGCGTGCACGGCGATACTCCCATGGCAGTCGAAATGGCGACTGCTATACGGTCTTTGCTTGATTCAGAGGGCATCACAGTGAGGCCTTTCGCCTGA
- a CDS encoding 5-oxoprolinase subunit B family protein produces the protein MRILDAGESAILAEFADLDTVLAHFRALDKSRPPGIREVIPAARTIAVRFDCHETRKDRVVKWVRTTQPQRQAHTSERGTGTEEIRIAVRYDGPDLEEVAGYTGLNVDEVIAAHIGTPWTVAFCGFVPGFGYLTGGPPELQVPRRDSPRTGVPAGAVGLAGGFTGIYPRSSPGGWQLIGTTDEPIWEPARTPPALLRPGVVVRFVQE, from the coding sequence ATGCGCATCCTCGACGCAGGAGAGTCGGCAATCCTCGCCGAGTTCGCGGATCTCGACACCGTGCTCGCACACTTCCGCGCGCTCGACAAGTCTCGCCCACCTGGGATTCGGGAGGTAATTCCAGCTGCCCGCACCATTGCCGTCCGATTCGACTGCCATGAGACCCGGAAAGATCGCGTGGTCAAGTGGGTGCGCACGACGCAGCCACAGCGACAGGCGCACACCTCCGAACGCGGGACTGGAACCGAGGAGATCCGAATCGCGGTTCGCTACGACGGCCCCGACCTCGAGGAGGTGGCCGGTTACACCGGCCTGAACGTGGACGAGGTTATCGCCGCTCACATTGGAACTCCTTGGACGGTTGCCTTCTGTGGCTTCGTCCCCGGTTTCGGATATCTGACGGGCGGCCCTCCCGAACTGCAAGTGCCCCGCCGCGACTCACCCCGCACCGGTGTACCCGCGGGGGCGGTGGGACTCGCGGGCGGATTCACCGGCATCTACCCGCGCAGTTCACCGGGCGGATGGCAACTCATCGGGACCACGGACGAGCCGATCTGGGAACCCGCACGTACACCCCCCGCTCTGCTACGCCCGGGCGTGGTCGTCCGCTTCGTACAGGAGTAG